DNA from Pirellulales bacterium:
ACGATTCTTCGACCGACGTGTGGCAATAGCGGCAATCGATTCCCAGCCCCGCGACATGATGCTCGTGGCTGAACGGGATCGGCTGTTCGCGAATGACGCCCACTTCGGTGACATAGGGAGAGCGCCAAAGTATCCCCAAGAAGCCTGCGACCGCCGACAGAATCACGGCCGAGCCCCAAATGCTCACCCGCGACATCGTATTGAATGACGGGTGGAAGATTTGGGCCACGTTTCCCCCGCTGCCGACGGCTAACCACCACGCGAAACGGGTCGGGTTTTTAGTTATCCACGGCCCGCAGCATACATTTCGCTTCGCACCCAGTGGTTGGCAGGTTTGGGAACGCCAACGCACTCGTACCGGCGTGGCCAACGCATTTCAGCAAATGATATGCCGGTCGCATGTGGCAGCCGGGTGAGGGGACTTCACGAGCAACATTAACGGGCCCAAGTTAAAGGTTTCGTGATTAAATCCGTACCGCCTGTCTGCTTCGGCGACATCTAGCGGAGTGATTATCGCAAGAGAAAGACGTTGGCGGCGACGAAAGCCAGGACCTACTAGTGGTTCACGAGGCCATCGGATTTCATCTCGCGATCTGGCATCAGCTGACAGACAACAACCGCCAGTCCCGAGGACGAACCGATGGCACTAACCGGATTCGTCACGGCCAGTACCGGCACGTGCGACGGGCGGTGCGGCGGTCAATCAGTCGGGACAACTCGCCTGGGGGATGGTTAATTCGGTGTCAAGTAAAGAGGGTCCGCCCAGGGACGGCCATAGGTCCTGAATCCGCACCCCCGCCAAACGGAGTAGACGCGGCATGGGTGTTATGCGATTTCGACGACCTGCTCTAGCCAAATCGGTGTCGAGTGGTCGTCGCACGACCACTGCGTACGTTATTGGATCACTTTGCGTCGGTCGCCTACAAATGTTAATAACCCGCTGGCCCGCCGAGGTGAATCCCCGAGGACCGACCCGCTACACGTGCAATTAGTCGCACTTGGCCCAGTTCTCCTTCTTGCCCGGCACCGACACGGGGCAAGCCATGGCACAGGTCGCGGCTATGTCGGGCCGGGCGATGTCATGGATGGCCAGGGGGCACACTCCCGCCGATGATCACGCGCATAGCTGCCGGCAGCGTACCGGTCGGCGACCAGACTCTTGTCAATGAGCCACTAGGCAACCACGGTGTACGCTCAGAACCATGTTTTCCGACAGGGCGGATTTGCGCGGTGACAATGTCAACGCTTGTGCGTGTTTTGTGCAAGCGCCTCGCGCCATCGAGTTGCGTTGTCTTCTTTACCCCAGGTCTCATAAAGATGAATGCGCCTCTGAATGACCTTGGTCAGGCGGGCTTTTTATTCCGGGGACGTTGCAACGACGCACTTTTTCAATCCTTCGTAGCCAGAGAGAAGTAACGGCTCAGCTTCTGCGTACTTCATTTGAACTAAAAGCGTTTCCCCCAGCATGGACTTAACATTAAGCAGGGACTTAACATTGAATGTCGACCAATGGTCGGCCTCTGCTTCCTGGCCGGTGGACAGGCACTCTCGCAAGGTAGCTTCGTCCTTGGCTGGCTGCTTCTTAGCCGGTAGCTGCGACCCCTGTACAGCCATCGCGGGTGCAGGGGACGTGGAACTGGTCGACTGATCGTACAAACGGCTGGCCGCTGCCTCCTGACCCGCGGCGCGGTACGCGCGTGCCAGTGCGTTGCGACAAGCGACCGATGCCGCATCTCGAGGGCCTAATGACGCTTCTCGTAGCGATAACGCCCGCTGAAATTGTTTGACGGCTTGCTCCGGTTCATCCGAGGAAAGATAAGCCCAACCAAATGCGCTTCGCACTTGGGCCTCGGCCAAGGGGCGTTCGGCAAATTTCACGGCCACGTCTGGCTCGGCCGCTTCGACTGCTTCGCGCAGTGTGACATTGTCCGTTGGATGATTCGTCCACTCCGCCGTATGCCCGGCGGAAAAAAGCTTATCCTCGAAAAAGGCCAGCACCTGTTTCATGTCTTCCTCCCGATGTTCAGCTTGCTGCTCTGCCGCCACCGCGCGCTCGCGATCTTGCTGGGCGGCCTTGCGTGCCGCCTCGGCATGGTCGTGCTGACTTTTCGCTTCTGCCGCGGCATGGACGGCGCCGTCGCGCTCCTTAGTGGCCTTCTGAAGGTCATCCCGTAGTTGAGATCGCTCGCGCATGGACCAAATCGCGAAGCCCATCCCCGCCAGGACGCAGATAA
Protein-coding regions in this window:
- a CDS encoding tetratricopeptide repeat protein translates to MVDEQPKRSRTSVALLVLLFICVLAGMGFAIWSMRERSQLRDDLQKATKERDGAVHAAAEAKSQHDHAEAARKAAQQDRERAVAAEQQAEHREEDMKQVLAFFEDKLFSAGHTAEWTNHPTDNVTLREAVEAAEPDVAVKFAERPLAEAQVRSAFGWAYLSSDEPEQAVKQFQRALSLREASLGPRDAASVACRNALARAYRAAGQEAAASRLYDQSTSSTSPAPAMAVQGSQLPAKKQPAKDEATLRECLSTGQEAEADHWSTFNVKSLLNVKSMLGETLLVQMKYAEAEPLLLSGYEGLKKCVVATSPE